One stretch of Xanthomonas sp. DAR 35659 DNA includes these proteins:
- a CDS encoding efflux RND transporter permease subunit yields the protein MSEGRFNLSALAVRERSVTLFLIFLVSVAGILAFFKLGRAEDPPFTIKQMTVITAWPGATAQEMQDQVAEPLEKRLQELRWYDRAETYTRPGLAVTMLSLRDSAPPSAIQEEFYQARKKLGDEAKKLPAGVIGPMLNDEYADVTFALFALKAKGEPQRRLARDAESLRQQLLHVPGVKKVNIIGEQSERIFVSFSHDRLATLGVAPQDIFAALNSQNVLTPAGSIETKGPQVLVRVDGAFDNLEKIRQTPVVAQGRTLKLSDVATVERGYEDPATFLVRNNGEPTLLLGVVMRDDWNGLDLGKALEAQVARINAELPLGMALTNVTDQAVNIRSAVDEFMVKFFVALLVVMVVCFLSMGWRVGIVVAAAVPLTLAAVFVIMAATGKNFDRITLGSLILALGLLVDDAIIAIEMMVVKMEEGYSRSKASAYAWSHTAAPMLSGTLVTAIGFMPNGFARSTAGEYTSNMFWIVGIALIVSWVVAVAFTPYLGVKLLPDIKKVEGGHEAIYNTRNYNRFRQVLERVIARKWLVAGAVVGTFVLAVVGMGLVKKQFFPTSDRPEVLVEVQMPYGTSIAQTSAAAAKVEAWLAKQKEARIVTSYVGQGAPRFFLAMAPELPDPAFAKIVVLAGDDKEREALKFRLRRAVADGLAPEARVRVTQIVFGPPSPFPVAYRVMGPDPDKLRAIANEVESVMHASPMMRTVNTDWGPRVPTLHLTLDQDRLQAVGLTSTAVSSQLQFLLSGAPLTEVREDIRSVQVIGRAAGDIRLDPAKIAGFTLVGSAGQRIPLSQVGSVDVRTEDPILRRRDRTPTITVRGDIAEGLQPPDVSTAVLKQLQPIIQKLPSGYRIEQAGSIEEAGKATTAMLPLFPIMIALTLLVIILQVRSIAAMVMVFATSPLGLIGVVPTLLIFQQPFGINALVGLIALSGILMRNTLILIGQIHHNEQEGLRPFNAVVEATVQRARPVILTALAAILAFIPLTHSVFWGTLAYTLIGGTLAGTILTLVFLPAMYSIWFKIKPVPSQD from the coding sequence ATGAGCGAGGGGCGCTTCAATCTTTCGGCGCTTGCGGTCCGCGAGCGTTCCGTCACGCTGTTCCTGATCTTCCTGGTCTCGGTGGCCGGCATCCTCGCGTTCTTCAAGCTCGGACGCGCGGAAGACCCGCCGTTCACAATCAAGCAGATGACCGTCATTACCGCCTGGCCGGGCGCAACGGCGCAGGAAATGCAGGATCAGGTCGCCGAACCGCTGGAAAAGCGCCTGCAGGAATTGCGCTGGTACGACCGCGCGGAAACCTACACGCGCCCCGGCCTGGCCGTCACCATGCTCTCCCTGCGCGACAGCGCGCCGCCCTCGGCGATCCAGGAAGAGTTCTATCAGGCGCGCAAGAAGCTGGGGGACGAGGCCAAGAAACTGCCTGCCGGCGTCATCGGCCCGATGCTCAACGACGAGTATGCGGATGTGACGTTCGCCCTCTTTGCGCTCAAGGCCAAAGGCGAACCGCAGCGCCGACTGGCGCGCGATGCGGAATCGCTGCGCCAGCAGTTGCTGCACGTTCCGGGGGTGAAAAAGGTCAACATCATCGGGGAACAATCCGAACGCATCTTCGTCTCGTTCTCCCACGATCGCCTGGCCACGCTGGGCGTCGCTCCGCAGGACATCTTTGCCGCGCTCAACAGCCAGAATGTGCTGACGCCCGCAGGCTCCATCGAGACCAAGGGACCGCAGGTCCTCGTTCGCGTCGATGGTGCGTTCGACAACCTGGAGAAGATCCGCCAGACCCCGGTCGTGGCGCAAGGCCGGACCCTGAAGCTGTCGGATGTGGCGACCGTCGAGCGTGGCTATGAAGATCCGGCCACCTTCCTGGTGCGCAACAACGGAGAGCCGACGCTGCTGCTGGGCGTGGTGATGCGCGACGACTGGAATGGGCTTGATCTCGGCAAGGCACTCGAGGCGCAAGTCGCCAGGATCAATGCCGAACTGCCGCTGGGCATGGCACTGACCAACGTCACCGATCAGGCCGTCAATATCCGCTCGGCGGTGGACGAGTTCATGGTCAAGTTCTTCGTCGCGCTGCTGGTCGTGATGGTGGTGTGCTTTCTCAGCATGGGCTGGCGCGTCGGCATCGTGGTCGCGGCAGCGGTGCCGCTGACGCTGGCGGCCGTGTTCGTGATCATGGCGGCCACCGGCAAGAACTTCGACCGCATCACGCTCGGCTCGCTGATCCTGGCGCTGGGCCTGTTGGTGGACGACGCCATCATCGCCATCGAAATGATGGTGGTGAAGATGGAGGAAGGCTACAGCCGCAGCAAAGCCTCCGCCTACGCCTGGAGCCACACCGCGGCGCCAATGCTTTCCGGCACGCTGGTCACGGCCATCGGCTTCATGCCCAATGGATTCGCCCGTTCCACGGCAGGCGAATACACCAGCAACATGTTCTGGATCGTCGGCATCGCGCTGATCGTTTCCTGGGTGGTGGCGGTGGCGTTCACGCCGTACCTGGGCGTGAAGTTGCTGCCCGATATCAAGAAAGTCGAGGGCGGACACGAGGCCATCTACAACACCCGCAACTACAACCGCTTCCGGCAGGTGCTCGAGCGCGTCATCGCACGCAAATGGCTGGTCGCCGGCGCCGTGGTCGGCACGTTCGTGCTGGCTGTCGTCGGCATGGGCCTGGTCAAAAAGCAGTTCTTCCCCACGTCCGATCGACCTGAGGTGCTGGTCGAAGTGCAGATGCCATACGGCACCTCCATCGCGCAAACCAGCGCCGCGGCGGCGAAGGTCGAAGCCTGGCTGGCGAAGCAGAAGGAAGCCAGGATCGTCACGTCCTACGTCGGCCAGGGCGCGCCTCGCTTCTTCCTGGCCATGGCGCCCGAACTGCCCGACCCGGCGTTCGCCAAGATCGTGGTCCTCGCCGGCGACGACAAGGAGCGGGAAGCCCTCAAGTTCCGGCTGCGCCGGGCGGTGGCCGACGGGTTGGCGCCCGAGGCGCGGGTGCGCGTCACCCAGATCGTGTTCGGCCCGCCCTCGCCGTTTCCCGTCGCGTACCGCGTGATGGGGCCGGACCCGGACAAGCTGCGCGCGATCGCGAATGAAGTCGAAAGCGTGATGCACGCCAGTCCGATGATGCGCACCGTCAACACGGATTGGGGGCCGCGTGTTCCGACCTTGCACCTCACGCTCGATCAGGATCGACTCCAGGCCGTCGGGCTGACCTCCACCGCCGTGTCCTCGCAGTTGCAATTCCTGCTGAGCGGGGCGCCGCTGACCGAGGTGCGCGAGGATATCCGCTCGGTGCAGGTGATTGGCCGCGCCGCCGGCGACATCCGTCTCGATCCGGCGAAGATCGCCGGCTTCACATTGGTCGGATCGGCGGGCCAACGCATTCCGCTGTCGCAGGTGGGCAGCGTCGATGTCCGCACGGAAGATCCGATCCTGCGACGCCGCGACCGCACGCCGACCATCACGGTGCGCGGCGACATCGCCGAAGGCTTGCAGCCGCCGGACGTTTCCACCGCGGTGTTGAAGCAGTTGCAACCGATCATCCAGAAGCTTCCCTCCGGCTACCGGATCGAACAGGCCGGTTCGATCGAAGAGGCCGGCAAGGCCACCACGGCGATGCTGCCGCTGTTCCCGATCATGATCGCGCTCACCCTGCTCGTCATCATCTTGCAGGTGCGTTCGATCGCGGCCATGGTCATGGTCTTCGCCACCAGTCCGCTCGGCTTGATCGGCGTGGTGCCAACCTTGCTGATCTTCCAGCAACCGTTCGGCATCAATGCGCTGGTCGGCCTGATCGCGCTGTCGGGCATCCTGATGCGCAATACGCTGATCCTGATCGGGCAAATCCATCACAACGAACAGGAAGGATTGCGTCCGTTCAATGCGGTCGTCGAAGCCACCGTGCAACGCGCAAGACCGGTGATATTGACGGCCCTGGCCGCGATCCTGGCCTTCATCCCGCTGACCCACTCGGTGTTCTGGGGAACGCTGGCCTACACGCTGATCGGCGGCACGCTCGCCGGGACGATTCTGACGCTGGTGTTTTTGCCGGCCATGTATTCCATCTGGTTCAAGATCAAGCCAGTTCCTTCGCAAGACTGA